One segment of Toxotes jaculatrix isolate fToxJac2 chromosome 8, fToxJac2.pri, whole genome shotgun sequence DNA contains the following:
- the tax1bp1b gene encoding tax1-binding protein 1 homolog B: MALFLDGTLLGNNMDTSNFAHVIFQNVGKSYLPHAALECHYTLTQFIKPHPKDWVGIFKVGWSTARDYYTFLWSPLPENYVEGTAVNRTVVFQGYYVPNDDGEFYQFCYVTHKGEIRGASTPFQFRANSPSEEELLTVEDECNSDILVVTTKAGFLEQKVEEAQREKDELVKNMALLQQEKEQLEAEKEKLQKEYEQEKETCAQLRRENQEVQNSSQALLEEKEEVKRRLEEATARVIQLEEDLIGVTQKGLQKETELDSLKDRVKKLNSEKEALESHLKNEKDEKELYKIHLKNRELENTKLSAELQMLKSVDVNKENTIAQFKEEVGRLQACLAENEKQYREILAKVPPLGDIKALKEQLRQKEEQLQANQQQSSLLAAELRDTARNRDRTMSELYHVKLEADALRQAKAEAQAKCAHLEHVVEQMKTEAKQEAAKAEEEAAADPAVVAELQREVEDLKMRLHMAAEHYKEKYKECQRLQKQVLKLSEQQGELKRSSAQETTTIPASASPDTSVPGSPGSADPMLEAIIQEKLKGISREASDRNDKYRKCKQMLAEEKERSCMFADELAKMEVKFKEQLKTNENLKLQLAAEEDRYKSQVAEKGRELKELKDTLALVVKEKEKLEGELQKANSSRKGDQGASEKTSLESVQSSVPLFLQYPVPYTQDAPTPLLVSQSPSKLQFGNPYSISDAKDEADEEFSDDQLLRLPPAGPPSWDSNVVCIQPTRNHSRPEGHEESEEKQNNNNGNTSEQPAATETHSPFVNDGQTAFCFDPSMDMKRCPLCEVIFPPNYDQSKFEEHVESHWKICPMCSEQFPLDCDQKVFENHVLTHFDGHPLNFD, translated from the exons ATGGCACTATTCCTGGATGGGACTTTATTAGGCAACAACATGGACACATCAAACTTTGCCCACGTCATCTTCCAAAATGTGGGGAAGAGTTACCTGCCACATGCTGCACTGGAGTGTCACTATACCCTGACGCAGTTCATCAAACCACATCCAAAGGACTGGGTTGGCATATTCAAG GTTGGTTGGAGCACAGCGAGGGACTATTACACATTCTTGTGGTCACCTCTTCCTGAAAACTATGTGGAAGGCACCGCAGTCAACAGAACAGTGGTCTTTCAGG GATATTATGTGCCCAATGACGACGGGGAGTTCTATCAGTTCTGTTACGTGACCCACAAAGGTGAGATCCGCGGAGCCAGCACACCATTCCAGTTTCGTGCCAACAGCCCCTCAGAGGAAGAGCTGCTGActgtggaggatgaatgcaactCTGACATCCTGGTGGTCACCACCAAGGCTGGCTTCCTCGAG caaaAGGTGGAAGAAGCCCAGAGAGAGAAGGACGAGCTGGTAAAAAACATGgccctcctgcagcaggagaaggagcagcTGGAGGCTGAGAAGGAGAAGCTTCAGAAGGAGTAtgagcaagaaaaagagacCTGTGCCCAACTGAGAAGAGAGAACCAA GAGGTGCAGAATTCTTCCCAGGCCCTGctagaggagaaagaagaagtaaAAAGGAGACTGGAGGAAGCCACAGCCAGAGTCATACAGTTGGAGGAGGACCTGATTGGTGTCACTCAAAAGGGCCTACAAAAGGAAACCGAGCTGGACAG TCTCAAAGATAGAGTGAAGAAACTTAATTCAGAGAAGGAGGCTCTTGAATCTCATCTCAAGAATGAGAAAGATGAGAAGGAACTCTATAAG ATTCACCTGAAAAACCGGGAGCTAGAGAACACTAAACTGAGCGCAGAGCTGCAGATGCTGAAGTCTGTGGATGTAAACAAGGAAAACACCATTGCCCAGTTTAAAGAGGAGGTGGGACGCCTGCAGGCGTGCCTCGCCGAGAATGAGAAACAGTACAGAGAGATCCTGGCCAAAGTTCCCCCCTTG GGAGATATAAAGGCCCTGAAGGAGCAGCTGCGGCAGAAGGAGGAGCAGCTCCAGGCCAACCAGCAGCAGTCCTCCCTGTTAGCAGCTGAGTTGAGGGACACCGCTAGGAACCGTGACCGCACCATGTCTGAACTCTACCACGTGAAGCTGGAGGCCGATGCCCTTCGTCAGGCAAAGGCTGAAGCTCAGGCCAAGTGTGCCCACCTGGAGCACGTGGTAGagcagatgaagacagaggCCAAGCAGGAAGCA GCCAAAGCAGAAGAGGAGGCTGCTGCAGACCCAGCTGTTgtagcagagctgcagagagaggtggaggaccTGAAGATGCGGCTGCACATGGCCGCAGAACACTACAAGGAGAAATACAAGGAATGTCAGCGACTGCAAAAACAAGTGCTTAAGCTCTCTGAGCAGCAAGGG GAGCTGAAGAGGAGCTCAGCACAAGAGACCACAACAATCCCTGCATCAGCGAGTCCAGACACATCAGTGCCAG GAAGTCCAGGCTCTGCTGATCCCATGCTGGAAGCCATCATCCAGGAGAAGCTAAAAGGCATCAGCAGAGAGGCGTCTGACAGAAATGACAAGTACAGAAAATGCAAGCAGATGCTGGCG GAGGAGAAGGAGCGTAGCTGCATGTTTGCTGATGAGCTGGCCAAAATGGAGGTGAAATTTAAGGAGCAGCTGAAGACCAATGAAaacctgaagctgcagctggcaGCAGAGGAAGATCGCTACAAG AGCCAGGTCGCTGAGAAAGGACGGGAGCTGAAGGAACTGAAGGACACACTAGCACTTGTtgtgaaggagaaggaaaaactgGAAGGG GAGCTCCAGAAggccaacagcagcaggaagggaGATCAGGGGGCCAGTGAGAAAACCAGCCTGGAGAGTGTCCAGTCCAGTGTGCCTTTATTCCTGCAGTACCCGGTCCCTTACACCCAGGATGCCCCCACACCTCTGCTGGTCTCTCAGAGCCCCAGCAAGCTGCAGTTTGGGAACCCTTACTCCATCTCAGATGCAAAAg ATGAGGCAGATGAGGAGTTCTCAGATGACCAGCTGCTTAGGCTTCCCCCTGCGGGCCCACCCTCTTGGGACAGCAATGTGGTGTGCATCCAACCCACCCGCAACCACAGCCGGCCAGAAGGCCACGAGGAGTCTgaggaaaagcaaaacaacaacaat GGTAATACCAGTGAACAGCCTGCAgcaactgaaacacacagcccTTTTGTGAACGATGGACAAACAGCTTTCTGCTTTGATCCCAG CATGGACATGAAACGATGTCCACTGTGTGAGGTCATCTTCCCACCCAACTACGACCAGAGCAAGTTCGAGGAGCATGTGGAGAGCCACTGGAAAATCTGCCCGATGTGCAGCGAGCAGTTCCCGCTGGACTGCGACCAGAAGGTGTTTGAGAACCACGTGCTCACTCACTTCGACGGCCACCCGCTCAACTTTGACTAG